In the Haemorhous mexicanus isolate bHaeMex1 chromosome 16, bHaeMex1.pri, whole genome shotgun sequence genome, AGATGGTAGTTAAGCTTCTCCAGTTaagggaaggaaatgaggagaaaattAATGAGATGATGTGGGCAAAACTAAAAAATGGACGTAAATTAAACATCAAACctatagtaataaaaatagttaaTGAAAACCATCCAGTTTGGGTACGGCAACATCCACTCTCCCTGGAGGGGAGACAAGGACTACGGCCGGTGATCCAGGACCTACTTGAGGACAGGCCCTTAAAGCCATGTATGTCCCCCCATAATACACCCATATTACCAGGAAAGAAGTCAGAAGGGACTTACAGGCTTGTCCAAGAGTTGAGAGAAGTGAACAAAAGAACAGTGAATCGGTACCCAGTGGTGCCTAATCCCTATAGACTACTGAGTAACATCCCAGTGGTCCAGTGTGACAGAcctaaaagatgctttttgggtGTGCTCTCTGGCAGAGGAAAGTGGGTTATATTTGCCTTTGAATGGGAGAACCCTGATTCTGGGGGAAGCAACAGCTTCAGTGGACTGGGTTTCCCCAAGGGTtttccaaatccccaaacctgtTTGGTCAAACCCTAGGGGGAGAAGTACTAAAACCACTTCTCCATTAAACCTGGGATAAAGCTCATCCAATATGTAAATTATTTGCTCTATCaggactggaagaaaaagaagtttgggAATCGACCATAGTGTTGTTAAATTTTCTGGGGAACTAAGTTTTTGGATATCAAAATGGATTCTCCAATTTGTAAAAATGGAAGTACCTAGGACATGTGATTTGTcaagggagctggcagctgaacCCTGGGAGAATTATGGGGATAGTCTCACTCCCAGGGCCAAAAACTAAGAGGGAAATCAGCGGGTTTTTAGGCTTGTGGGGATATTGTAGGCTATCGATTGAAGGATACATGCAGGCCATCCAGATCTTGTATGAAAAGTTAGTTGAAGAAGAGATTAGGTGGGAAAAAGATGATGAACAAAAGTTTGAagctttaaagcaaaaattagtCAGTGTACCGGCACTGAGTCTTCCTGCCTTAGACAAACCCTTCTATCTGCTTGTGGATatagaaaaaggggaaatgagATGGACTCTCAAGCAGagactgaaagaaaaccagaaaaacaccaaGATGCCCAAAAAGTAGAGTTAAGCTTCCACCAACCAGCTCGAGAACTGTCTTCCTGTTTTAATGGGTGAGAATTACCAGCATCTGTTGAGGAGAAGTACACAAGGGACTGTAAAAGGTAATGGGACAGCTTCATCAAGAAAATAAGATAAAGGGAGGAGAGCAAGACCGGGTTGGCTGCTTTGCTCACTACCAAGAAGGCTCCATAGCCCTGCTGCGGGCAGCAACCCTGTAGGCATGGTAAGGTAGGGACAAAAGGCCAGACCAGACCTCTGTCATTCCTCTCCTCAGTTGTCTTTTAATTCAACAGGGACTGGAGGGCAGGACTGAGTTGGCCTCTGTACTCACCCCTAAGATACACTGACTATGGGTAGCAACCACATAGGCATGGTAGATGGGAGTCAAAGCCATACTGGACCTCTGTGATGCCCTTTTGTCCATTCCAAATAAGTGTGTCCAAGGAAAACCTGagattttttctcctcttcccgcTGTCCTTGCCCACATCAACAGATGCTGGTATGACTCATTcaagagagagaggaaattttTTACTTAACTGTTTGAGCAAAATGActtatagaaaaagaaaaggggggtttgttatagatgagtaatgctatgattgactctcacaattaaggggtgaatattaaatatatgttaagagaagttttgaGGATGTATAATTATCCTTCCTCTCCCCCCTGCCTTGTTATCATGGGATGGCCTCAGTAGTTGGGGCATTTGGGAGGGTCAGCTTGTTACTATGGcagcacctgacctccaatcaagatgtAATAAAGTGATCTGCACCACTGGACAAGAGTCGATTGACAAAGctttgggaggggctggaagtATAAAAGACAGAACATCCATTTTGTAAATAAGCACACGGTGACTGAATCctttgctcccagtgctgtgtccttctctttattcagtcttctgttgtgttttgatAAGatcttaataatttaaatttttgaaagtgATAATGGTTTCTCACATGAAGTTGGGGAATGTGAGGGAAGGTTGTCCACGCTGAGTCAGCTCTCAAGGTACAACTTCTCTGACCTGGCCAGACCTCCTTGGGAGTGGTCCAACATCAATATCAAACACAGAGTGCTGCAATCACCTCTTCCCTAAAGAgaacagtaataaaatacattctttaaaatagaattaCATATTTCTTAGAAGCTCATTGAAGTATTTCTCCATAACTGTAAAAGGAAAACTTCCGGCTGACATGAACTAGAccagagggaaatcaaggcagagccatggatTGTCAGGACTTGCTTGATCCTAATGAGCCTCActgtgcatttggagctgagcccttgaacctcagggcctgagaggagattgcacaaacctttccaagagccaaaggcagaagaaaagccCAAAGTGCTTCAAAGCatgaatgggtcccactgaggtccaTCCTAAAAGTGGCTCTTCATGGActccttggaggagagaatTGGAGGAAAGGATTGCACTAAAATCTCTCAAAAATtcagtgtggaaaggaaaatccaaagtaCCTTAAAAACCTTGAGTATTTCAAGgtattaatgagccccactgagtgtcaaTACAAAGCTATCAAGAGACTTcttaaagcagataattggggccatgattgcacaaacctctcatagagtctgtatccaaagggaaacaccaagtaccttaaaaAACTGAAGTACCCTCAAgtattaatgagccccactgagtgttgttactgacaaagcctctccagggactaattacagcagataattggaggccatgattgcacaaacctctcagagactccaaggcaaaagccaaacccaaagtcctttgaaaaccctgcagtccctgggagcattcaggagcccccagggccattgctgagcaaggctccccagggactccttccagcagatccttgaggccactgggatgtgggctagggggggatgctgagggcaggacaaggggctgacagtgcccagcttggctggggctgtgccaggaggccccagtgcctcaggacaaggtgtctcctcccagcccttggtggcacagaccctgctgtgccccagggcaccaagacttggcttctctttgtccccacctgtcatcactgcctccagttctctgctctgcttggggcctggggacactttctcagttgtgtccctcagtgggacccattaaaagttcaagaaactttggagttggattcggacttggagttctggagaggtttcttcagctccctgtcaggagcctgagcacaaagccccagaggctcattaaagtccttgtgctgtgtctgtgctgatAAGCTGGGccgggctcctggcacagaggcagctcctggtaaccaagaagagcttcaaaagcacatttctcttgatgagAAGCTTTTCTcccacccagcagggctggggcactgcctgcagccaccccgggcacagcacagaggcacagagagcttcaatcagtcagggctgggaaggtgctgagaagtgcctggggcacaatcactgccagcccttggcacaggaacctctggctgcaggacaatgcagctgcagctcctggagccatctcctaaagctggaacatcccaatgcctgcagactctgtgagtacattctctgattctctcttgtgcagagcagccaggggtgcccagggctgtcctgcagagcagggtcctgcagcccagggcactgtgctggggcagggactctgctgcctgccagggacagctctcagccagcccgggagctgctcccagccctgggggacaaGATCTGGGTGAGAGGAGAGAGCTGGTAAGGCTTGGAAGTGTTCTCCTTCTGTGGGGAGGATGCTGCATTGTTCAGGACTGCTCCCATCATGGCATTTAACTTCAGAACATTTCCATGTAGATTAtacagggagcacagcaagggaggggctgcataaaagggaaaatcctgCTTTATTTATCTACTGCTCTGGGTTGCCTGGATGGGAAATGGCCCAAAGATATTTCTCTTTCAGTTgaggttgaaaaaaaaaaaaaaatattacagatcTGAATAAATGAGGCAGtgacagaaatcagcacagggCCCCTTAGAGGCAGCATCAgtgttgcttttccagcctcctcaGGTATGCTCTGATGTTgccatcagagcctgcagagccagagctgcccctgggctgtgccagagctgggaggggtctgcagggcagagctgagcccccagtgttgtgctgggctctggcagcagtggcagggcccagccctgggcacagggaagcagctgctggcagggacagctccaggcagaaGAGCCCTAGCCAGGCAGTGAGGGTAAAGTTGTCcccaggatgtgctgggatATTTAAAGTCCTCACCAAACAGAACTATTTCCTGATTACTTTTCTTACAGATCCCCATGCAAAGGCACAgtaaatgtccaacagcagctccatcagccacttcctcctgctggccttggcagacacgtggcagctgcagctcctgcacttctgcctcttgctgggcatctccctggctgccctcctgggcaacggcctcatcatcagcgccgtagcctgcggccaccacctgcacacgcccatgttcttcttcctgctcaacctggccctcactgacctgggctccatctgcaccactgtccccaaagccatgcacaattccctctgggtCACCAGGAACATCTCCtactcaggatgtgctgctcaggtccttcttttgtatttcttcatctcagcagagtatttcctcctgaccatcatgtgctacgaccgctacgtgtccatctgcaaacccctgtaccacgggaccctcctgggcagcagagcttgtgcccacatggcagcagctgcctgggccagtgcctttctcaatgctctgctgctcacagccaatacattttccctgcccctgtgccatggcaatgtcctgggccagttcttctgtgaaatcccccagatcctcaagctctcctgctccaaatcACAACTCAGGGAACTGGGACTCATTGCAGTTAGTGCCTGTTTAGGACTcagttgttttgtgttcattgttttctcctatgtgcagatcttcagggctgtgctgaggatcccctctgagcacggacggcacaaagccttttccacctgcctccctcacctggccgtggtctccctgttcctcaggaCTGGCACATTTGCTCACCTGAAGCCCTCCTCCATgtcctctccatccctggatctggccctctcagttctgtactcggtggtgcctccagccctgaaccccctcatctacagcctgaggaaccaggagctcaaggctgcagtgtggagactGATGACTGGATGGTTTTGGAAACATTAAACTGCTGGCCAATTTCTGCCACTTGCTTGTAATACAAGTCGTCTTTGATACTTCTTGTTGGTTTCACTTTGgagattctttttctttgttttagttttttcaTACTATCCACAAGGAAAAGTCATTGTTTGTGCcattattaattttgtttctctccacCTTCCCTGTGGCCACAGGCTGTGTCAATTCggggctgtgctctcagtggCTTTAAAGGAACTAAAGAATCTTCCAGCagagttttctgcagagatgcccatgtgttgccttctctggagctgcagcagcaatgtctgtgtgcagagctgggggcagatcagtgctggcccagcagctgtgcccagcagcagcagcacttggtgttgccagtgctgctcccgtggccctgccccgctgccctggtggccctggtgttgctgtagggcctgagtgctctcggggccgggcacagccctgggggtggcagtgccagggctgcagcagggacaggccatgggcactgctggggcagcgctgacacctcaggccaggccctgggggctccaggctccttgcccaggctctctcaagaaCACACCCAGGCcaatgctcagcacagaaaacccccgtgagcagccccagggtggccatgggcaggctgggggcaaacagcatggctggtgctctacaagggccctgggggagatgggaaggagcagcagagcaggggctgatccatccccaatgtgctggacagcccagggcagcatcccagagcgtcctcatggagctgccaacaacatcccccctctgcagccctggcctctcccccagctcacacaggtgccccatccttgcaggcacagacatggcagcactggagcccctgtttgcattgcacagagcaggggggagcacccccatggtgttggtgtggggacatgaacctgagggagcacaaatgccatcagcccctggggccagcaagggctgggggacaccagaGAAACCCCTCAGCTTTGTCCTGGCTTCTGCAGTCAGCCAGAAAGTTTGTTCCCATCAGCTGGGAgtgtcctgtcccactgcagacgctgttgctcagagccagggctgcctggcagccacccccaaactgccctgaacatttccttggcttcacctttgctttccttacTCTTCCTGCTACAAATTTCTTCTCATTGCCCACCGCTGTTCCCTCCCCTGCAAACAGCCATCCCTGtttgcccttccctctctggccccACTCCCCATTGCAGTTCCTGACTTGGCACCATGGGAATGTCCCTTGGGGAGCAGGATCATCctacaagtgctgcaggaattgtctgcaggctcctgcagtgcctcctgctgctcccttgccagaggcaccacaggccaggggggcacatctgggctgctgtgtctggctctggggctccctgttctgggcaatgaggaggagctgcagaggctctgcaggactgacaggatgggctttgggcctggcaggagaagctgaggcacctgggctgctggagcttctgaagaggaggcccagggctcatcctgcaactgctccaagggtggtttcagagaatcccagaatcagcaaggttggaaaagaccctggAGATCACGAAGTCCAGCCTGTGCCCTGACACAACCttgtcccccctgagcctcctcttctccaggataaacaaccccagctccctcagccactctgaataggacttgtgctccagactcctcccagccttgttgcccttctctggacacgctccagcccctccatgtccttcctaaattgggggccagaactggacacagcactcaaggcgCTGCccaagcagtgctgagcacaggggaagaatcactgccctgctcctgctggccacaccattcctgagccaggccaggagccattggccttcttggccacctggacacactgctgcctcatgtccagcctgctgcccatcagtccctgcaggtccctttctgcctggctgctgtccagccactctgtccccagcctgtagagtgggagggaggaagggaggaaggaaggaaggaaaagaggaagagggTCCAGATCCAGTCCTTCCTGAAATGTGCTgtttgctggcactgccagttcCCAGATCTGGATATTTCCCTATTCTGGCACAGCCCAATTGCAGCAACGTGCTGGCACAGGAATGAGAATTCCTGGTACTTGTACGTACTATATAAACCTTCTTGTAAACCTCCTTGTAGACATACTATATAAACCTTCTGTCAAACCTTAAAAATTCTCTACAAATTCATGTCCAGCATTACTGGGTCTGGCCCCACCCAgatctggtgtttgctggcaccGCCAGTGCTCAGATCCTGCAGtttcccagtggcagcacagcccaagtcCAGCAGGTAGCTGgcacagaaagccaaaacccGGCAATTTTCTGGTGTCAGCACCGGCACTGCCCAGATCTGCTGTTAGTTGGCACTGCCAGTACCCAGATCTGGCaatttcccagtgctggaacaacccaaatgcagcaattttctggcaaagaaagccaaaaccttGCAGCTTCCTGGTGCAGCCACCAGCACCGCCCAGATCTGGTGTTGGCTgccactgcctgtgcccagATCCGGACATTTCCAggttccagcacagcccaagtgcagcaagtttttggaaaagaaagataaaacacagcaatttcCTGGTGCCAGGACTGCCACTGCCCAGATCTGGggtttcccagcactgccagtgcccagatccAGAGATTTctgggtgccagcacagcccaagtgcagcaaTTTGCTGGCgcagaaagccaaaaccaagcaaatacCTGGTACCCACAGCAACCCGATCTCATGTTTGCTGACACTGCTAGTGTCCCGatcaggaatatttcagatGCCTGTCCAGTGTAATTCCAGCagtttgctggcacagaaagggAACATTTGGCAATTTCCCAGTGGCGGCACAATCCCCGCCCAGATCTGGtgtgtgctggcactgccagtgcccagatctggcaatttcccagtgccagcacaacccaaatgcagcaattttctggcaaagaaagccaaaacctgTCATGGCCCAGACCTGGTGTGTGTTTGGGCTGGTTTAAAAGAAGAAGGAGGCCTTGGTTTAAGGCCGTGGGAAAACCCTCTTTAGTtaggctgagcaggagctcctgcccatATTCCTCTTGTTCAGTTATATAGACTGTAACTAGAAAGTTCTGAGTTCTCTTTGCTACCATTGGTTACTTTTTACTGCAAAAATTATAATATTCTTAATTGTTCCTTCCTCTTGGATCCTTCCCTCAGATCCCACCTTAACCCCTCCccataaataaatgtataaatatccCTGCTAGACCCTGGACCCAGGCTTTTTTCTGCTTCGCTCTCTGAACTGTGCACGCCGTCCTGTTTGTTGCGTTTGCCTTCATTAAAGTTCTGTTTCCAGACACCCAGATGAAAGCAGTCTCTCTCTGTAAAGGGCCAGAGCTGGTTCTCAGGGAAACcactggtgaagggtctggacAAGGACCAGAAGATTTCactggtgtttgctggcaccACCAGTTCCCAGATCTGGAAATTTCCCTGTTCCAACACTGCCCACGTCCAGCAATTTGCTGGCAAAGAAAGCTGAAACCTGGCAATTTCCCcttgccagcactgcccaatctggtgtttgctgctagcaggactccaggaaggaaggaaggaaagaaggaaggaaagggtcCAGATCCAGTCCTTCCTGGAGCCTGGAGCCTGGAATGGGATgtttgctggcactgccagtgcccagatctaGAAATTTCCTTATTCTGgcacagcccaagtgcagcaaTTTGCTGGTACAGAAATCTAAAACCCGGCAACTTCCTGCAACTGGCTCTGGGACCTCCCACATCTTGTGTTTGCTGCACCAGTACCCCGATTTGGAaatttcccagtgccagcagagcccaaatCCAGCAGATTTCTGCCACTGGCAACGACACGACCCAgatctggtgtttgctggcagtgccagcgcCCAGATCTGAAAACttcctggtgctgccacagcccaaGTCCAGTGATTTTCTggcacagaaagacaaaatttggaaatttccaGGTTCTGGCTCCAGCAACATCAAGATCTGGTGCtgcacacacagtgcagtgtggaaagccaagagaagcggcagctggtggctgcagaagTTCAACCTTGTTCTCCACAAGAGGTTCTTGAAAAGAACAGACAGGAGAAGATTcctggaaaactgaaacagcTTTCCAGAAGTGACATGAAAACAGAAGACACAATCCAGGACATTTTCCTCTATTTATTTCTATGCTCCCCTTCTCCATGTTGCACTACTTCTCCATCCCAGTAATTGTAGATGCACCTCACCTACAAGATTGGTGACTTAGCAAGTTTTAGGCACTTTAAAATACCATGAGCCACACACACTTTTCCTTGCTCTGTTTTTACTGGAAAGCAACACTGGAGATGGAagtgcagtgctggggtcagGTAAGAATCCTACACCAAGGGAAGGTGTCCCGACAGTGTTTGACCCTCAGCAAGGACAATGCCCAGCAGCAAGCGAGGGGATTGCTCTGCCAGCATGCAGGAGTCAGGGCTCTGCATCTGGGCTCAACACTGCAAAGTTCCCGTGTTCAGACAGACGAAGGGGCTGTCCCCGGGGCGCGCGGGGCTCGGCCGTGGGGCTCGTGGGGCGAGCGGGGAACGGACACGGGGACGAACGGCACCGGGGCTTCAGTtgcagcggcggcagcggcggcagcgaCAGTGGCGGCAGTAGCAGCGGCAGcaaaaaaacagagaagcctctctactctttttctctttatctttctctttttctttctttccctttcccgCTGTCGGGCACTCTTCTCTCGGGGCCCGTTGCCCGGcgttcctctcctctccccgcctccctctctccccttgcCGGGCCCGGCCATGCCCCCAGCCCGCCCCTGGCcccggccggggctgccccgtccccatccccgtccccgtccccgtccccgtccccgtccccgggcGTCCCGCCGCAGTCTCGCCTCCGCCCGGCTCTGGCCGTACTGGCGGTGGTGCTGCTGGGcgggcatcagtgcctggggctCGGGCGGCATCGCCGCCCTTTGTCTCCGCCTGGcccgagcccggccccggccccgacGCCGGGCCCGACGCATGGTCCATCCCCGACCCCGACCCCGGCCCCGGCTCCTCCCGGGGCCCGCGGAGGACACACGCGGCGCGGCCGTtcccgccgcctccgctgcggcttccccggcccgagctccgccgctcggcagcgcggccgccggccccgagcctCCCGTGTCGCGTTCCCAAGAGCGAACGCCCGGGGatggccggcccggggcgggtgaggggcgctcgggggccgTAGCTggccccgggccgagcgctgACAGCCGCGTCCCGCCCGCAGGGAAGGCGCAGGAGGCCCTGCAGGAGCGGTACCGGCTGGGTTCGCtgctggggcgcggcggcttcggcagcgtcttcgcggccacgcggctctcggacggcgccccggtgagcggcggggccggcggcgggcgcaggaggagggggcggaggaggaggaggatggggctgtgcctgggcagggcgggCGGCGAGCTCAGCCCGCTCTTCcccttggcttgcaggtggccatcaaaagggTGCCACGGAACCTCGTCCGGCActggggcgagctggtgagtgagcggggccagcggcagaagccggggctgccgggcgGGGATGAGCCGAGGTCCGGCAGGGTGGAAGCCTCCAGGACGGCTCGAGGGGGAGCGGGCGTGGGGCCAGCACAGGGCGCAGAGCATCCCGGGCTGGGTGAGGGCTTCCCCAGGCCTGGCACGGCATCGGCTCCCACTGACGGCAttgtgctcctcctgcagcccgaCGGCACCAGCGCACCGCTGGAGATCGTGCTGCTGGACAAGGTGTCCACCGGCTTTCCTGGtgtggtgcagctgctggagtggctcgAGCTCCCCAACAAAATTGTGATGGTGCTGGAGCGGCCAgagcggtgtcaggacctgcAGGATTTCATTCGGGCACGGCGGTTCCTGTCCGAGGAGGTGGCACGGGGgctgttccgccaggtgctggaggccgtgcggcactgcaccagctgcagggtcctgcaccgcgacatcaaaccagagaacatcctggttgacctggccaccgggcaggccaaactgattgactttggctgtggcacctacctgcaAGACACAGCCTACACgcactttgcaggtgagcctcCACAGGGgtgtgctcctggtgctggcatCTCATggcccagcatctcccaggccaagctggctgtggcagagggGATTCTCCCTTTTGCTGCCAGTCAGGGGACTGAGTCTTCAGCTGAGTTGCTTTGGAggggggctgggtggggagccatcttccagccctgctggcagccttttccagccactctgcccaggacaggggctgggctggggcagccagcccgacAAAAACCCCCATGGGTGGAGGTAGCAGAGAGGGGTGGCCAGAAcctgtgccccagccagtttgctgtgcaggcaagaGGAAGGGCTTGGACTGCTGCACTTGCCCTGTTTGCCTTGGCTTCATAATATTTTAGGGGCAATGCAAGCAAGGAGGATAAGGgaatgttttttccccagcacagaggggtttTCCCTTTGCATGTCATGGTCAGGCCTAGCCAGGCCTGCCCTCTTCCAACACCAGTGGCTTCTTTTGCAACCCTGAGTTTGTGcacaagtcccaggtgctggtgagagggcagtgGTCACCCTGTGTGCCACTGATGCAGCCCCTGCatgcccagggatgctggggccaggctgtgggagcagcagcatcctcctgctgaactccatctgtattccataggaacacCGTCATACAGCCCCCCAGAATGGAACCACTATGGCTGGTACCACGGCAAGGCAGCAAcgatctggtccctgggcatcctgctgcaccagatggtctgcggggagcaccctttcaggaggggctggaacatctgctggggccagctctcactgccacaagggctctctCAAGGTGGATCCACATCTCTGGGCATGGGGggaataccagtgctgggagacagcagcggGCTCGTGAGCATCccgctctggcagctgctgaggagggggcacatgtcctgctctcctccagaacAGGGAATTGATGGGAAAGttgaggcccagctctgagcgTATCCAGAATGGCCTGGGCATGGGAATAGTGGGGCAAAGCAgacaggagccttctccagctgagcggcagtttctgctttctctccccagAGTGCAAAGATCTGATCAGGTGGTGTTTATCCGTGCACTTCTTGGACAGACCCACATTAGAAGACCTGTTCTGTGATCCTTGGGTGCAGGATATTCCTCTGCcatagaagaagggagagagccacaggcacacttTGATCCCGGGCCCTGGTAAGTTCCAGCCCCACACACACCTTGGcaatcagaagcaaaggaagccagaacctttttgtgctgcctgtgtcactgcccaggggtCATGGGATGGGAACACgcagcccttgtgctggagctgagctgccctgcccag is a window encoding:
- the LOC132334813 gene encoding serine/threonine-protein kinase pim-1-like — encoded protein: PRPRASRRSLASARLWPYWRWCCWAGISAWGSGGIAALCLRLARARPRPRRRARRMVHPRPRPRPRLLPGPAEDTRGAAVPAASAAASPARAPPLGSAAAGPEPPVSRSQERTPGDGRPGAGEGRSGAVAGPGPSADSRVPPAGKAQEALQERYRLGSLLGRGGFGSVFAATRLSDGAPVAIKRVPRNLVRHWGELPDGTSAPLEIVLLDKVSTGFPGVVQLLEWLELPNKIVMVLERPERCQDLQDFIRARRFLSEEVARGLFRQVLEAVRHCTSCRVLHRDIKPENILVDLATGQAKLIDFGCGTYLQDTAYTHFAGTPSYSPPEWNHYGWYHGKAATIWSLGILLHQMVCGEHPFRRGWNICWGQLSLPQGLSQECKDLIRWCLSVHFLDRPTLEDLFCDPWVQDIPLP